From one Catharus ustulatus isolate bCatUst1 chromosome 1, bCatUst1.pri.v2, whole genome shotgun sequence genomic stretch:
- the CMC1 gene encoding COX assembly mitochondrial protein homolog, with protein MEPPPGTAGNSKLRHVEKDVLIPQIMRDRAKELCSDKVQAFTKCCQETGILMVVKCRQENTALKDCLVGYYSDPSFYEECKAEYLKQREEYRATGIKKKRQRFTQNV; from the exons GAAATTCTAAGCTGAGACATGTagaaaaagatgttttgatTCCACAAATAATGAGGGATCGAGCCAAGGAGCTGTGTTCAGATAAGGTGCAAG cattTACCAAATGCTGTCAAGAAACTGGTATTCTGATGGTGGTGAAGTGTCGGCAGGAGAACACAGCACTGAAGGACTGTCTGGTTGGCTA CTATTCTGATCCATCATTCTATGAAGAATGCAAAGCAGAATATTTGAAGCAAAGAGAAGAATACAGAGCAActggaattaagaaaaaaagacagaggtTTACTCAAAATGTGTGA